One window of Alphaproteobacteria bacterium genomic DNA carries:
- the cobS gene encoding cobaltochelatase subunit CobS, whose amino-acid sequence MPTTQATAEAVQNADRMLDIKVSVRQTFGIDTDMVVPGFSEPEEHVPDFDDAYQFDPETTLAILAGFGHNRRVIIQGYHGSGKSTHIEQVAARLNWPTVRVNLDSHISRIDLVGKDAIVLRDGQQITEFREGILPWALQSPTALVFDEYDAGRPDVMFVIQRVLEVDGKLTLLDQNRVIRPHPGFRLFATANTVGLGDTTGLYHGTQQINQGQMDRWNIVATLNYLPHEQETGIVAAKVPNFDNEDGRKHLEAMVELANLTRTGFINGDISTVMSPRTVITWAENAEIFNDFAFGFRVTFLNKCDESERPVVAEYYQRCMGEELKESAVNLLVS is encoded by the coding sequence ATGCCCACCACTCAGGCCACCGCCGAGGCGGTGCAGAATGCGGATCGAATGCTCGATATCAAAGTGTCGGTGCGACAGACCTTCGGCATCGACACAGATATGGTCGTGCCGGGCTTTTCTGAGCCGGAAGAGCACGTGCCGGATTTTGACGACGCATATCAATTCGACCCCGAGACGACGCTGGCGATCCTGGCCGGCTTCGGCCATAACCGCCGCGTCATCATCCAGGGTTACCACGGCAGCGGCAAGTCAACCCATATCGAGCAGGTTGCGGCGCGGCTGAACTGGCCCACTGTTCGGGTCAATCTCGACAGTCATATCAGCCGTATCGATCTTGTCGGCAAGGACGCTATCGTGCTGCGTGACGGCCAACAGATCACCGAGTTTCGCGAGGGCATCCTGCCGTGGGCGCTGCAATCACCGACGGCGCTGGTGTTCGATGAATACGATGCCGGGCGACCCGACGTAATGTTTGTTATCCAGCGTGTGCTGGAGGTTGATGGCAAGCTGACCCTGCTCGACCAGAATCGGGTTATCCGTCCGCATCCGGGCTTCCGGCTGTTCGCGACCGCGAATACCGTCGGGCTCGGCGATACCACCGGCCTGTACCATGGTACACAGCAGATCAACCAGGGTCAGATGGACCGCTGGAACATTGTTGCCACCCTTAACTATCTACCGCATGAGCAGGAGACGGGGATCGTTGCCGCCAAGGTGCCGAACTTCGACAATGAGGATGGGCGCAAGCACTTGGAGGCCATGGTAGAGCTTGCCAACCTGACTCGCACAGGTTTCATCAACGGCGATATCTCCACCGTCATGTCGCCGCGCACCGTCATCACCTGGGCTGAGAACGCCGAAATCTTTAACGATTTCGCTTTCGGCTTCCGTGTCACGTTCCTAAACAAGTGCGACGAGAGTGAGCGTCCGGTGGTGGCCGAATACTATCAGCGCTGCATGGGCGAGGAACTCAAGGAGAGCGCCGTCAACCTTTTGGTCAGCTAA
- the cobT gene encoding cobaltochelatase subunit CobT, with protein MSGERRSEAFKRAVASTTRAIAVDGELEVSFGANAARLDGERVLLRAPSRELSSEEIGGLRGEADALALRKRHHNAAVHNSRRPPGQVAQAIYDGLEQARCEALGANSMRGVADNLDAAVASRCENLRLDQIVHKDDAPIHEVITLLVREKLIGIAPPESAQRVCNLWRPWLDERAAEDFDALSGQLRDQEGYAKRMRKLIAHLEFADEAENDPSSMEADSGDDDADDQDAEAQGEGEGSDQPVEMEGTAGEDADDSDADDIAEVEIEGVDEASMDGDDEAPADGEPWRPPYDQSNRRLPPYHAFVEEFDEVVEAGELSEPDELTRLRGHLDQQLSSMQGVITRLANRLQRRLMAKQLRSWEFDLDEGILDTARLARVVTSPTYPLSYKQEKETTFRDTVVTLLIDNSGSMRGRPISVAAMSTDILARTLERCAVKVEILGFTTRAWKGGCAREKWLADGKPSNPGRLNELRHIVYKAADTPWRRARKNLGLMLREGLLKENIDGEALLWAHQRLLVRHEQRRILMVISDGAPVDDSTLSVNAGNYLDRHLREVIQWIEVASPVELLAIGIGHDVTRYYRRAVTIVDAEQLGGAMTDKLAELFDEEPDSIETAFHSVA; from the coding sequence GTGTCCGGCGAGCGTAGGTCCGAGGCATTCAAGCGTGCGGTGGCAAGCACCACGCGGGCTATTGCCGTGGATGGCGAACTCGAAGTCAGCTTCGGCGCCAATGCCGCACGCCTCGACGGCGAGCGTGTGCTTCTGAGGGCGCCGTCGCGGGAGCTGAGTTCGGAAGAGATCGGTGGGCTGCGCGGAGAGGCTGATGCGCTGGCGCTGCGCAAACGTCATCATAATGCCGCCGTGCACAATTCTAGGCGCCCGCCGGGCCAGGTCGCCCAGGCCATTTACGACGGCTTGGAACAGGCTCGGTGCGAGGCCCTCGGTGCAAACAGCATGCGCGGGGTGGCAGATAACCTGGATGCGGCGGTGGCCAGCCGCTGTGAGAATTTGCGCCTCGACCAGATAGTACACAAGGACGATGCGCCGATCCACGAGGTGATCACGCTATTGGTGCGCGAAAAGCTCATAGGTATCGCACCACCGGAGAGCGCGCAGCGCGTCTGCAACCTCTGGCGGCCCTGGCTGGACGAGCGCGCGGCAGAAGACTTCGACGCCCTCTCCGGCCAGTTGCGCGACCAGGAGGGCTACGCCAAGCGCATGCGTAAGCTCATTGCCCATCTCGAGTTTGCCGATGAGGCTGAAAATGATCCGTCAAGCATGGAGGCTGATTCCGGCGATGATGATGCCGACGATCAGGATGCCGAGGCGCAGGGGGAGGGCGAGGGCTCGGACCAGCCCGTCGAGATGGAAGGTACGGCCGGTGAGGACGCGGACGATTCCGATGCGGATGACATTGCTGAGGTGGAAATTGAGGGCGTCGATGAGGCTAGCATGGACGGCGATGACGAGGCGCCTGCTGACGGCGAGCCCTGGCGTCCGCCATACGATCAGTCGAACCGGCGTTTGCCGCCTTATCATGCCTTTGTCGAAGAATTTGACGAGGTGGTTGAGGCGGGTGAGCTCAGCGAGCCGGACGAGCTAACGCGCCTGCGTGGGCACCTCGACCAGCAGCTTTCCAGCATGCAGGGTGTCATCACGCGGCTGGCCAACCGTTTGCAGCGGCGCCTGATGGCCAAGCAATTACGCTCTTGGGAATTTGATCTGGACGAGGGCATCCTCGATACGGCGCGCCTTGCGCGCGTCGTTACTAGTCCGACTTATCCGCTTTCCTACAAGCAGGAGAAAGAGACCACCTTCCGTGATACGGTGGTCACGCTGTTGATCGATAACTCAGGTTCCATGCGGGGGCGGCCGATATCGGTGGCGGCGATGAGCACAGATATTCTGGCCCGCACGCTGGAGCGCTGTGCGGTGAAGGTCGAGATCCTCGGCTTCACGACACGTGCTTGGAAGGGCGGGTGCGCACGCGAGAAATGGCTGGCAGACGGTAAGCCGTCAAATCCGGGCCGCCTCAACGAATTGCGGCACATCGTCTATAAGGCCGCCGACACGCCATGGCGGCGGGCGCGCAAGAATCTGGGGTTGATGCTGCGGGAAGGCCTGCTCAAGGAGAACATCGACGGCGAGGCGCTGCTCTGGGCCCACCAGCGTCTGCTAGTGCGGCACGAGCAGCGGCGCATCCTGATGGTTATATCGGACGGCGCGCCGGTCGACGATTCAACGCTATCGGTGAATGCGGGAAACTATCTCGACCGCCATCTGCGCGAGGTTATCCAGTGGATCGAGGTGGCATCGCCCGTGGAGCTGTTGGCAATCGGTATCGGTCACGACGTCACCCGCTACTATCGCCGGGCGGTGACCATCGTCGACGCCGAGCAGCTCGGTGGTGCTATGACCGACAAACTAGCGGAGCTGTTCGATGAAGAGCCGGACAGCATCGAGACCGCCTTCCACAGTGTGGCCTAG
- a CDS encoding DnaJ domain-containing protein → MATARGCEWPDCPEMGDYRAPKSPNELREYLWFCLDHVREYNRGWDYFAGLDEDAIESIRRRDSVWHRPTWPLGVRHGNFADHGRDPFGFFRDDGGTPPPCSDMPRDDALAQLGLDRNVTLEELKSRYKALVKRHHPDANGGSKASEERLKSINEAYTYLLNAVGA, encoded by the coding sequence GTGGCGACGGCGCGCGGCTGTGAATGGCCCGATTGCCCCGAGATGGGCGATTATCGGGCACCGAAATCGCCGAACGAGTTGCGCGAATACCTATGGTTCTGCCTAGATCATGTACGCGAGTACAACAGGGGCTGGGACTATTTCGCAGGTCTCGACGAGGACGCCATCGAATCCATCCGCCGGCGCGATTCGGTGTGGCATCGCCCGACTTGGCCCCTTGGTGTGCGCCATGGCAATTTCGCCGACCACGGGCGGGACCCCTTCGGCTTCTTTAGGGATGATGGGGGAACGCCGCCGCCATGCTCTGATATGCCACGCGACGATGCCCTTGCCCAACTGGGGCTTGACCGGAATGTTACCCTGGAAGAGCTCAAAAGCCGCTATAAGGCGCTTGTCAAGCGTCACCATCCGGATGCAAATGGCGGCAGCAAGGCCTCGGAAGAACGGCTCAAGAGCATCAACGAGGCCTATACCTATTTGCTTAATGCCGTTGGCGCGTAA
- a CDS encoding BolA family protein — protein sequence MTIGESIRQKIANELSPSQLDIVDESRLHAGHAGSRPGGDSHFRVYIVAEAFAGQSLVERQRLINGLLVDEFAAGLHALSLTTQTPEEADKASSPR from the coding sequence GTGACGATTGGTGAATCAATACGGCAAAAGATTGCCAACGAGCTGTCGCCGAGCCAACTCGACATCGTCGACGAATCCCGCCTGCATGCCGGCCATGCCGGCTCGCGGCCAGGTGGCGACAGCCATTTCCGTGTGTACATCGTGGCCGAGGCTTTCGCCGGACAATCGCTCGTGGAGCGCCAGCGCCTGATTAACGGCTTGCTGGTCGACGAATTCGCTGCCGGTCTTCATGCCCTCTCTCTGACGACACAAACGCCCGAAGAAGCCGACAAAGCCTCATCGCCACGTTAG